In the genome of Streptomyces sp. P3, the window GCACGCAGCTCGCCCAGCGCAGCACGGATCACGCAGTCAGCGGGCGGGAAGTCCGGCAGGTCGAGCGGTACCTTCTCGCCCAACTCGCGCCCAAGGATGTCGACCCCGCCCGTGCCACTCAGCCCGACAACATCCAGGCCCATCGCTGGTGGAGTCTTCAGGAGCTGAGGGACACCACGGAGACGATCTATCCCGTTGGTCTCCTCGACCTCATAACCGAGGTACTCGCCAGAGGCGTGCCCGAGCGCCCCCTCGTCCTGGGCTGACCCGACCCGCGTACATCTTCGGAGATTCAGGTCACCCACCCGGCGGTTCCGATGCCCGCCCCCCCCGCGCAGGGGTGCGCGCTGCCATCCCGTTTCCAGGTGTATCTCGTCACGCATAGCGCATGTGGCTCTTGCCCGAACAGAGCAGCTTCCGCCTCAAGCGGTCTGACCCGATTCGATTGTGGTCTCAGGTGACCTGGTCCGCTGTCCGTCCGTTCCACGACCGCATTCGGGCCAGGCTGAGGGGTCAGCTACGGCGTGGTCGTGCCACGAGGGGAGCGGACATGGACAGGCCCACCAGGTCGGTCCACACGGCGTCGCCGACTCCGTCGATGGCTTCCTTGGTGGCCCGCTCTTCGGTGGTGAGGACGTTGAGTTCCACCCGGAGGTCGTAGGGCAGGTAGTCGAGGGCCAGACGGCGGCCGACGTAGTCCATGACGGAACTGGCCTGCTTGACCTCTGGGTCGTTGGTGAGGCCGGCGGGCTCGAAGCGCATTCCGACGTAGTCGGTGACGAACGCCCTGAGCGGAACCCCATGCCGGAGGCCCTGGGTGATGGTCGAGGAGAAGGCGTCCATCATGCCCGCGAGCGTGGAGCCCTGCTTGGCCATACGGATCAGCACTTCGGCGGGGGCTCCGTCCTCGGTGCGTGCGACGGTCAGGTACCCCTTGCCCTCGCGGACAGTGAACGACCGGGTCGTCGACTGCATGCGCCGCAGAGGATGCTGCCGGGCCGGCTCGACAGCGTGCTCCCCGCTACGCGTTCGCGTCGTGTTGTCACCGAACCGTTCGGCCATGGAATGATCCCCATCCTTAGTTGCGAATCTGGGTAGAGCGCAAACGAATACACAAACTGTGGACATCAAGTCGATGATGACCACAACATGTTGGGGTTACCGTAGGGGCGGGAGGCAGACGGCGCCAAACGCGGCACGCCTAGCGAGCCCGCCTGAAGCCACGAGGGGTGCAGTGACCTAACACCCCAACTACACGGTGGTGTTGGGGTCTGTAAACGTGTCGGTGACCCGGGCTTCCGAGGCGGTACCGTTTCCACGGGCTGTCTTCCGTGCTGCGAGACGCGAGCGCGTGACAGCAACGCACGTGCACGGGCTCGCCGCTGGCCCGAGGGCTGTTTCGACTGGAATAAGTCCGGATCAGCATCGAAAAGGACCAGGCTGTGCAGCACGTGTTGAATCTGTGGTGCCAACAGCTCGGAGAAGTACCCGAGTCGGTCTGGCAACACACCAAGCTGAACGTGCTGATCCTTGCGGACACCGGACTCACCGCCCTCCCGGCCGAGATCGGGAAGTTGTACCGGCTGACCACCCTGGACCTCGGCCACAACAGCCTCACGTCTGTCCCGGACGAGCTCGGCGACTTGACCGGCCTCAGCGGCTGTCTCTACCTGCACGACCACAACCTGTCCCAGCTCCCGGGCTCGCTGGGAAACCTGACGCGGCTGCGCTACCTCAACGTCGGCGAGAACGCTCTCGCCACCCTGCCCGAGGCCGTCGGCCGGATGGCCGAACTGATCGAACTCCGGGCACAGCACAACCGGCTGGCCACGCTGCCCGACACTATCGGCCGCCTCCGCAACCTCCTGAACTCTGGCTGAGGGGCAACGTGCTGGAGAGCTTGCCGCCGTCTGTAGCCGACCTACGCGAACTACGCCACCTGGACCTGCGGGAGAACGCACTCGCCGAACTGCCGGAGATGCTGGCGGGCCTGCCCCGACTATGCCAGTTGGACGTAACCGCACTCGACTGCGGACGCCGAGACGAAGCTCTCCGGGGCCAAGAGCCCGGAGGAGTTCGAGGCCGCCCTCGCGGACGTGAAGGCCAAGAACGCCGACCTTGAGCGCTCGATCCTCGAGTCCACCGTGGCCCGCAGGTTCGATCTCCCCGAGGCCCTGGCGGGTCGCCTGCGTGGCAAGACACCCGAGGAGTTGGAGGCCGACGCGAAGGGCCTTCAGGCTCTTGTCGCCCAGGGGTCTCCAGCCACCCTCGGCGGTGCTCTCGACCCGTCCGACGAGGACGACGGAGAGATGGACCCACGCAAGCTCGCGCGGCGCTCCAGGCGCTTCTAGCCCCGCAGCTCCCATACGGTCATGTCAAACGTGACAGGCCCCTTCGGAGGCGCCGAGGCTACCCGCAGGAAGGCAACCCGGCCTTCGCTTGTTTCCACGCAGATGCCGCGCCCTCGTTGCAAATTGTCCATCGAGTCACTGGCGTTCCTCTGTACGGCTTGCAGGCAGTCGGCTTCCTGAACGGCCCCGGAAGTCGCAGCGATCGGGGCAACCGTTCCGCCGAGGTAGCCGTAGACCTTCGCGTTCTCCATGGCCCCGGACGCGTCCGTGTTCACGAGGATGTCGACGCCCTTCGGAGCTTCGCCCTCTACGAGCGGTGCCCTTGTATCTAGCTCCAGATAGCTGCCGTTCACGTCGACCTCAACGGCTTTAGGGCCGAACATGATCTTCGACGCCGCCTGGCGGGGCGTGGGCGATGCCCCCGAGGTATCCGCTGAGCCTCCTCCGCCCGTCGAGGGCCTTCCCGCGGCTGAATCTTGATCGTCCGAGGGGGCAAGTGCGAGATATACGGACACGAGAATCCCAACGACGGGAATCACGATCCCGATCACCCACCATGCCCACTTTGGCTGTCCCGCTCCCTGCCTCGGCTCAGAGGGCCTCGTACTGGGCCTTGTTCGTGGTTGATGTCCTTGCGTCTGCACCAGGCACCCCCGTCAGGCATCTCTCGTCGCTTGAGGCGATCACGCTACGACAGCCTCACAAACCTCGGCCAGCTCAGCCGGTAACGATCCACCCGCCAACCCGGCGCCAACCCCTTGTAGGGGTAGTCCAGTTGCCCATCACGCAGCATCAGGTCGTAAAGCCCCGGAAGCTCGTGAACACCGCTGTCGGGATGCTCGAACAGGAGCTGTTGGTCCCGAACCTGTTCCAGGAGCAGGGTGTTGACCAGTTCAAGGGTGCCGAGAACGACACCATCTCCATGAAGGTCGAAGGCATCCTGCCGTTCCACGACTACGCGTGGCGCAACGACTGCTGGAACCCGATCGTCTTCGACGAGAACGCGGGGCGGACCATCGCCGTGACCTTCGGCGGCAACGTGTACTCGGCCGTCAAGCTCACCGTGTGCCGCGGGCTTGAACGCCGGCCCGCTGTCGTTCGAGGCGGATTTTCGCCAACGCGGCACACAGCAGCTCCACCAGCAGGTAGTCGTCCTGAGCGGTCCGTGGGTTTCCTTCTCTGCCGGAGCCAGCGTCCCTCGATGCAGGGACCGCAGCAGCCGGGCGGTGGTCATCCGGAAAGTCGCCGTCAACCGATGGTGGCTGCGTACCGCCGGAGGCCGACGCAGCCGCTTCCTGAGCAACACTCATAGCCGACCGGTATACCTGACCGCACTGACAACGCCTCTCAGGAGTCGAATGTCTGTGCGATTGATCCGCTCATGATTTCGATTATCGTCGGCTGGCGCTGCCGGACGGCACTGTGGGCAGCGGCGCTACGGCCTGCGGGATTCTTCGACGGGGGGATCTCTCGCTCTGCCTTTGTCTCCGGGAACGCTCGCGGCCCGCGCTGTCAGTGGTGCGTGGTGGGATATGCCGCAGCACCGTTGCCGATGTCTCCGGAGTCGCCCCCATGAGCTTACGTATGACGGTCCCTGCCTCTCGCGAGCCGAAAATGACATCGGAGCGCCCGGTACCTCGCTCGGGTTGCACTGATCAGGCAGGAGCAGCGAGCCACCGGGCTGCTCCTGGGAGGTCCGGCGCGGCAGCTCTCGAGCGATGAGGTTCGGCGGGCGCAGCTCCCAGCGGCGACGGAGTGGTGCAGGGTGCCGTCGGCTACCTGCGCGCATACGCCCGCGAGGTCACCGCAAGATGCGTCCCGATGGCTGCGCTGTTTGCCGTTTTTCGTGGTTCTGGGGAGGCGGATATCGTCTGTGAGTCTCCCGCGCAGGGAGTGCGACGCTCCGCGTGTGCTCACCCGGCAGGCCAAGCCTGGTGTGTACATGCAGGGTCCGCCCTAAATAGGGTGATCAGCAGGTTTTCACGGCCTTCGGGTCGCCACCTTTTGACGAGCAAGGACACCCCCGACTGATGGCAGTGACCCAGCAGGAGATCGAGAACCGGTTGTGGGACGCCGCCGACGAGCTGCGTGTGGCGATGCCCGAAGCGCAGTACTCCTCGGTCGTCTTCCCTCTGATGTTCTGGAAGTACCTGTCGGATACCTGGGAGCACACCCACCAGACCTTCCTCAAGGAGAACGAGGACCTCGACCTCTCAGCCGAGGAAGCCGACGAGGTCGAGTACAGCAACTACCAGACGTTCAAGATCCCCTTCATCTTCCCCGGTACCGTCGCCGAGAGCCGCGCCTCTTGGTCATCCATCCTCGCCACCGTCGCCCAGCACGGCCTCGGCCAGCGGGTTCGCGCTTCCCTCCAGGCCATCGAGTCGGCCAACCCTGACAAGTTCTCCCGAATTTTCGGGTCCATGACCTGGACCTCCGAAGCGGTGCTTCCAGGGGAGGTGCTGGCGTCGGTCATGCGGACGATGAACCGCGTCCCCAAGATGCACGAGGGCAACATGTCCCACGACGTGCTCGGGGGAGCGTACGAATACCTGCTCAAGCGGTTCTCGGACGGGTCCGGTACCCGCGCTGGCCAGTTCTTCACGCCGCGCGAGGTCGTCGAGCTGATCATCGAACTGCTGGACCCTAAGAACCACGAGTCGGTGTACGACCCGACCTGCGGGTCAGGCGGCATGCTCATTGCCGCCGCGAACCTACTGAAGGCCCACGGCGGGCGGGGGTACACACTCAGCCTGAACGGGCAAGAGGCGGTAACGGATACCGCAGGTGTGGCCCGCATGAACCTCTTCATGCACAACCTGACCGAGTTCAAGGTCGAGGTCGGCGACACCCTGAGGGACCCGCGCTTTAAGAACCCGGACGGGTCCGTCAAGCAATTCGATGTGATTGTCGCCAATCCGCCCTACAGCCTGAAGTGGAAGCCCTGGACCAACGACCCGCGCGCCATCGGAGGGGTCGCCCCACAGTCGTCGGCGGACTGGGCATTCGTGCAGCACATGATCGCCAGCATGGATCGGAAGAAAGGCCGTGCTGGCGTCGTCCTGCCGCACGGCGTCCTCTTCCGAGTTGGCCAGGAGGCAGCTATCCGCCGGCGCGTCCTGGACGGTGACCTCCTGGAGGCCGTGATCGGGCTGCCGTCGAACCTCTTTTACAACACGACGATCCCGACCTGCATCCTCGTATTCCGCGCCCGCGGCACCAAGACCTCGGAGCGGCAGGGCGGCGTGTTGTTCATCGACGCCTCTACACGGTTTACCAAAGCCAAGAACCGCCACCTCCTCACTGACGCAGACATCGCCGACATCGTGGCGGCCTACCACTCGGGCTCAGGCGATGTCGGAGAGGCTGGCCTCTCGGCGCGGTTTGTCTCCATCTCGGAGATCGTGGCGAACGGGTACGACCTCAACATCGGCCGCTACATCAAGCGGGCCGCCGCCGAGCAGGAGGACCTAGGCACCCTCATCGACGCCTACAACATCGCCCGGGCCGAGCGCCAAAAGACCGAGCAGCGCATGCTCACGGTCCTCTCTGCCGCAGGGATCGAGGGCTTCGATGAGTGACTGGCAGCAGGCCACCTTCGCTGACCTGGAGACTCCTGTGCGGCTCAAGGAAGCCCTTCCGTCGCAGGGATCGAGAGTTTCGATGAGTGACGGTTATCCGCTTCGTCCGCTCGGGGAGGTAATGCGCCTCGACATCCAGCGCACACCGGTGAAGCCTACAACTACCTACCGCCTAGCCGGGGTCCTGAATGCAGGAAAGGGAGTTGTCGATAAAGGCGAACTTTACGGCGCAGATACCGAGTACGCGGCAATGAATGTGCTGCGCGTTGGCCAGGTCGTGATGCGAAAACTGACGGCATGGGAAGGCCCGATCACCGTAGTACCTGCCGAGTTCGACGGATTCGTCGTCAGCAACGAGTTCCCGACGTTCTCGCTTGGCCCCGAATTGATGCCTGACTGGATGAGGCACGTCTGCCGCTCACCGCGACTTTGGGCGGAAATGAAGAACCGAGTGAGCGGGACGGTTCAACGCCGCAAGCGTCTCAACCCAGAGCAGCTCTTGCAGATCCAACTCCCGATCCCACCTCGCGAGGTACAAGCGCGGATCGTCGACGTGCTTGATGCGGTGGACGACCAGGTCACTGCACTCGACGTGGAGGCGGATGCGCTTCGAGACGTTCTTCGCCGCCTTCGCGCTGACTCGATGACCGACAGTTCAGCCGATGAAGTCCGCGCGGACAAGGCATTTAGCATCACGATGGGACGCCAGCGCTCACCGCAACGCGCCACCGGCCCGCACATGACTTTCTACCTACGGTCTGCCAACGTCGGCTATGGAACCCTAGACCTCTCCGATGTACTTGAGATGGACTTCAACCCGAGCGAGCGTGAGACCTTCGGGCTCCGGTACGGGGACGTCCTCGTTTCTGAGGGGAGCGCGAGCGAGACCGCAGTGGGAATGCCAGCCATGTGGCGGGACGAGCTCCCAGCTCCGGTCTGCTTCCAGAACACCCTGCTTCGCTATCGCGCCATCCAAGGCGTCAGCATTCCGGCGTTCGTCAAGCACTGGTGCCTGTGGGCGTACGAGTCCGGGCAATTCCGTGACGTCGCTGGCGGAACCAACATCAAGCACATCGGGTCCAGGCGGGCGGTCCAGATGCTAGTGCGTCTCCCGAACGTCGCCGACCAGGAGCGCATCGCGACAGAACTCGACTCGATGAGCGAGGTCGTTGCGGCGACCCGCGCAGAGTCCGCCCGCCTCCGTGAAGTCCGGGCCGGGCTACTGTCGGGGCTACTGGACGGCAGCATCGACATCGAGTCTGCCAAGTTGGGGGTCTGAGCAGTGGCCAAGGGCATTCGAGAGCGTGAGTTTCAGAACTCGATGATCCAGTGGTCCCTTCCGATGGGGTGGGGCTTCATAGCGGGCAGGTCGCTGCCGCGTGAGACGACACAAACGGTGCTCGCTGGCGAGCTGCGGGACGCCATCGTCCGGCTCAACCCTGAGGTGATCGACGGGTTCGACGTGGACGCCGTGGTCGAGGAGATTATCGCTACGGTCAACGCCGTCGATGGCGGGCTGGTGCGAGCCAACGAGCAGGTACTGGAACTGCTGCGCGGGCACAAGGAGTTCCGGGGCGCCGACGGCGTGTGGCACGCCTTGAAGGTCATCGATTTCGAGCACCCGACCACCAACACCCTGGTCGTGTCGGACGAGGTGACCATAACCATCCCCGGCAAGACACCCCGCCGGTTCGATCTCGTGTACTGGGCCAATGGCCTGCCCCTCGTTGTCGTAGAGGTGAAGTCACCGACCGCTAAGTCCGGGTGGGCCGACGCCGCACGCGAGATCAACGACGTGTACGCCACCGAATATCCATGGTTCTTCACCCCCAATGTCTTCGCTGTCGCCTCCGACGGGCTGAAGCTGCGGTTCGGTGCCGCTGGTGCGCCCCTGAACCTGTGGCAGCCGTTCCGATCCACTGACGACGACGAGAACCTGTCCGGGCAGGCCGACGTGCAGCGCTCCGTCGAGCTGCTGCTCAACCCAGGCACGGTCCTGGACATGCTCGCCAACTTCACCCTCTTCGACACCTCTGGAGGCGGGCCGGACAAGAAGTACCTGCCCCGCTACCCACAGATGGAGGCCGCCCATCTGATCCACAGGCGGGTCCTGGCCGACGGCAAGAAAGGTCTGGTCTGGCACCACCAAGGCAGCGGGAAGACGCTGCTGATGGTGTTCGCAGCTTCGCTGCTACTGGCTGACACCCGCACCGAGTCGCCCACGATCATCCTGCTCTCGGACCGAACCCAGCTCGTGCGGCAAACCTCCGGGGTATTCACCTCCGCGATGGGAGACGCCTACTTCCATCAACCTTCCACCAGCAAGGAGTTGCGCTCGCTGCTGGCAGACGATGTGCGCGGCGTCATCTCCACGACCGTCCACAAGTTCGCCGACGCCGGCAAGAACCTGTCGACCCGCCGCAACATCATCGTGCTGGTCGATGAGGCACACCGCACGCAGTCATCCGAGGAAGAGTCCCTGGCGGGGCAGATGCGCGCAGCGTTGCCGCACGCGAAGTTCTTCGGCATGACCGGCACACCCGTCAGGAACCTCGCCACCAACACCTTCGCCCTCTTCGGTGAGGAGACCGACCCGAACAGGGTGCTGCACCGGTATTCGGTGTCCCGGTCCCTTCAGGACGAGGCAACCGTCCCGGTCATGCTGGACCCACACCCGGTCACCTTCGAGATGAACGACCGGGCCCTACAGGCCGAGTTCGACCAGTTCGCCGACGAATTCGATCTCGACGACCCCGACCGGGAAACCTTGTCCCGCAAGTTCGGGCGCCTCACCTCAGTGTTCGCCAACCCCGAACGCATCCACACGGTCTGCCAGGACATCGTGGACCACTACCTGGCCGGCACCTATCGCAACGGCCTCAAGGCGCAGGTCGTCGCCTACAACCGTGAGCTGGCCGTGGCATACACGGACAAGATCAACGAGCTGCTGGCCGGCTACGAGGCGTCGCAGGTACTCGCCGAGGTCGGCAAGCACGATCGGATCACCGCAGAGGTGAATATCCACGTCTCGGACGCCAAGACCGAGGAAGCGGCCATGCGGCCCTACCGGCTCTCCGAGGTCGACGAGGAGGACCAGAAGCGGCGATTCCTCACTCCCGATGACCCACTGTGCTTCCTGGTCGTGACGGCCAAGCTGATGACTGGGTTCGACGCCCCCAACGAGGGCGTCCTCTACCTGGACAAGCCAATGAAGGCTCACAACCTGTTCCAGACGATCACCCGCCCGAACCGCACCTGGATCTCCCCGGCCGGATTCGTGAAGACCACCGGCGTGGTCGTGGACTACATCAGCCTGGCCGAAGAAGTCCAGCGTGCCGTCGTCGACCCCACCTCGGAGGGGTCCGCCGGCAAGGGCGGCGGGTTCGTCACCGACCTGACCGACCTGGTCGCCGAGTTCCGCACCACCTTCGCCCGCATCGAAGACCTCCTCGCAGATGTGGACGGCCTCGACCTCACGGCACACGGATACGAGTCCGTACGTGCCATCAACGGCTTCCTGGACGCCAACCCTGACGCCGCCGAGGTCTTCAGCAAGAACTACCGGCTTCTGGCCCGCCTGTACCCACTCAT includes:
- a CDS encoding NUDIX hydrolase, which encodes MTTSPLRQGARVIALDDAQRVLLLRYPEGGGYWATPGGSLEAGEDHAAAALRELSEELGVDEKYVVLGTQLAQRSTDHAVSGREVRQVERYLLAQLAPKDVDPARATQPDNIQAHRWWSLQELRDTTETIYPVGLLDLITEVLARGVPERPLVLG
- a CDS encoding ribonucleoside-diphosphate reductase; this encodes MQSTTRSFTVREGKGYLTVARTEDGAPAEVLIRMAKQGSTLAGMMDAFSSTITQGLRHGVPLRAFVTDYVGMRFEPAGLTNDPEVKQASSVMDYVGRRLALDYLPYDLRVELNVLTTEERATKEAIDGVGDAVWTDLVGLSMSAPLVARPRRS
- a CDS encoding leucine-rich repeat domain-containing protein encodes the protein MQHVLNLWCQQLGEVPESVWQHTKLNVLILADTGLTALPAEIGKLYRLTTLDLGHNSLTSVPDELGDLTGLSGCLYLHDHNLSQLPGSLGNLTRLRYLNVGENALATLPEAVGRMAELIELRAQHNRLATLPDTIGRLRNLLNSG
- a CDS encoding type I restriction-modification system subunit M, with product MAVTQQEIENRLWDAADELRVAMPEAQYSSVVFPLMFWKYLSDTWEHTHQTFLKENEDLDLSAEEADEVEYSNYQTFKIPFIFPGTVAESRASWSSILATVAQHGLGQRVRASLQAIESANPDKFSRIFGSMTWTSEAVLPGEVLASVMRTMNRVPKMHEGNMSHDVLGGAYEYLLKRFSDGSGTRAGQFFTPREVVELIIELLDPKNHESVYDPTCGSGGMLIAAANLLKAHGGRGYTLSLNGQEAVTDTAGVARMNLFMHNLTEFKVEVGDTLRDPRFKNPDGSVKQFDVIVANPPYSLKWKPWTNDPRAIGGVAPQSSADWAFVQHMIASMDRKKGRAGVVLPHGVLFRVGQEAAIRRRVLDGDLLEAVIGLPSNLFYNTTIPTCILVFRARGTKTSERQGGVLFIDASTRFTKAKNRHLLTDADIADIVAAYHSGSGDVGEAGLSARFVSISEIVANGYDLNIGRYIKRAAAEQEDLGTLIDAYNIARAERQKTEQRMLTVLSAAGIEGFDE
- a CDS encoding restriction endonuclease subunit S, yielding MSDWQQATFADLETPVRLKEALPSQGSRVSMSDGYPLRPLGEVMRLDIQRTPVKPTTTYRLAGVLNAGKGVVDKGELYGADTEYAAMNVLRVGQVVMRKLTAWEGPITVVPAEFDGFVVSNEFPTFSLGPELMPDWMRHVCRSPRLWAEMKNRVSGTVQRRKRLNPEQLLQIQLPIPPREVQARIVDVLDAVDDQVTALDVEADALRDVLRRLRADSMTDSSADEVRADKAFSITMGRQRSPQRATGPHMTFYLRSANVGYGTLDLSDVLEMDFNPSERETFGLRYGDVLVSEGSASETAVGMPAMWRDELPAPVCFQNTLLRYRAIQGVSIPAFVKHWCLWAYESGQFRDVAGGTNIKHIGSRRAVQMLVRLPNVADQERIATELDSMSEVVAATRAESARLREVRAGLLSGLLDGSIDIESAKLGV
- a CDS encoding type I restriction endonuclease subunit R, translating into MAKGIREREFQNSMIQWSLPMGWGFIAGRSLPRETTQTVLAGELRDAIVRLNPEVIDGFDVDAVVEEIIATVNAVDGGLVRANEQVLELLRGHKEFRGADGVWHALKVIDFEHPTTNTLVVSDEVTITIPGKTPRRFDLVYWANGLPLVVVEVKSPTAKSGWADAAREINDVYATEYPWFFTPNVFAVASDGLKLRFGAAGAPLNLWQPFRSTDDDENLSGQADVQRSVELLLNPGTVLDMLANFTLFDTSGGGPDKKYLPRYPQMEAAHLIHRRVLADGKKGLVWHHQGSGKTLLMVFAASLLLADTRTESPTIILLSDRTQLVRQTSGVFTSAMGDAYFHQPSTSKELRSLLADDVRGVISTTVHKFADAGKNLSTRRNIIVLVDEAHRTQSSEEESLAGQMRAALPHAKFFGMTGTPVRNLATNTFALFGEETDPNRVLHRYSVSRSLQDEATVPVMLDPHPVTFEMNDRALQAEFDQFADEFDLDDPDRETLSRKFGRLTSVFANPERIHTVCQDIVDHYLAGTYRNGLKAQVVAYNRELAVAYTDKINELLAGYEASQVLAEVGKHDRITAEVNIHVSDAKTEEAAMRPYRLSEVDEEDQKRRFLTPDDPLCFLVVTAKLMTGFDAPNEGVLYLDKPMKAHNLFQTITRPNRTWISPAGFVKTTGVVVDYISLAEEVQRAVVDPTSEGSAGKGGGFVTDLTDLVAEFRTTFARIEDLLADVDGLDLTAHGYESVRAINGFLDANPDAAEVFSKNYRLLARLYPLITTDKRVAKYQDGFALFGSAYTTLFKKSSDEERKERLGELGPMVLEIINAHVHSFSVAASQEEALVLDAQGITILKELLALVRPKPDKDDSEDKRPPSAAEILDHIKAALEKGVEPGSAKYTALAERIRQLRDRIIQNAQDALEFLAEALRVARAIVNAEKHPDEAVVLDDDHVGVLSRIIHDHAPPGLTVTEQNLAEEIDQVVKRTLAQSWDNAEARNRGVRRATAAVFRRYMLKPVGEPYGSTVAYVEAHYLVD